The following nucleotide sequence is from Thermomicrobiales bacterium.
CGAATCGATCCCAGCCCGCGTTCTCGCCCAATCAGCGCCTGCAACCGTTTCATTTCGAAACCAATGCCGAGCGAGCGCGCGTCTTCCACGACGACCAGGAAGTCGGAATAGAGAAACGGCTCCGGATGCAGATAACCACCGTATCCGAACGCGACCGCAATCTCGCGCTCGCCCTCGTAACACCCAATGACGAAACCACCGGTATCGGGAGAAACCACCAGAAACGACGCCATCACCACGTCGGAACCTTCGATCTTCATGACGTCGCGTTGCATGCGTTCGGCGATCTCGAGTTCGTCCAGGGCGCGCAACTCGCGGAAGGTGAATACCCGGCCGCGAATGCTCTTCTGCCAGGTCCGTTCATCGATGCGCGCGAAACCAACGGATTCGTAGTCGACCAGCTCGTTCATCCATTCTCCGCGGGCGCTGGCACCGGCGAGGCCGGAATCACGATCTCCGCCGGTTGGTCGTAGGTATAGACGGTCAGGGTGGTCGAACTGCCGGTTGTGGTCTGAATCGAGCAGACCAATCCCGATTCCTGCAGCGCGATCAGAATCTCGATGCGCTGTCCGCTCTGGCTCGTGTCGACGATGCGGTACTGCTCGCAGGCACGCCCCCCGACATCCACGCTGCCCAATTCCTCCACGGGGCGTGCCCGATCGGTGTCGCTCAGACCAGAATAGGGCGGCTCGACCGGCAGCAGGAGCGACTGATAGAAGCCGGATTGCGGATTGTTCGGGCCGAGCACATTGCCGTTGATGGTGATCCAGACGTTCGGGTCGCGATTCGGCTGCGAGACACCGGGAATGGCCGGACCACGGCCATAGATGTTGCCACCGGCCGCGACGATTTCCGACTGCATCTCGCCGTCGACGGTCACGACCTGGTGGCGCTGATCGGGCAAGATCGCCTCTTCCACGATCTGCATGGTCGGATCGCCAGCAGCGGGACTGGCGACCGTGTAGGTCGAGGTCTCCGCCCGGTAGCGGTCGATAGCCTCCCAGCCGACGGCGATACGGTCGGCGAGCTGCCCGGCGGTGAGCCCGGCCGGCGTGGCCTCCCGCGGAACGGTTGGAACAGCGGTGGGCGAACGCTCGATCTCCTTGCCGCACGCGGACAGCGCGAGCGCGATCATGATCGATGCAATGAGAAGGTGGAAGCGGCGTACGTTCATACCGCAAACATACCGCACCCGCCTGAGCATCCGGTGCGGTATGATCCGCCCCGAGATGAACGATGGCCCGCTGCTCTTCAATGAACTGAACCGCACCCAGTTGGCGGCGCTCGCGCCATCGAGTTTGGTGGTGCTACCGGTTGGCGCCACGGAGCAGCACGGTCCGCATCTGGTGACCGGCACCGACACCTTCGCGGTGGAAGCGATCAGCCGGGCAGCAGCGGTTCAGGCAGGAGATAGCGGCTCGATCGTGGTCGCGCCCACCCTCCCCTTCGGGTCCTCAGACCATCATCTCGCCTTTGGCGGCACGCTGTCGTTGAGCACACAGACCTACTACGCGGTGATCCGCGATCTGGTCTCCTCGCTCATCACCGACGGGTTCCGCAAGATCCTGATCGTCAATGGGCATGGAGGAAATCACGAGCTGGTGCAGCTGGTCGCGCGCGACTTAGCCCTCATCCATCCGGCGCAGATCGGCGCGCTTTCCTATTGGCAACCATCGCAAGGGAAGCTCGACGGCGCCTGGGCAGGCAAGGCAGGACATCCGCCGCCTGGTCACGCGGG
It contains:
- a CDS encoding creatininase family protein, coding for MIRPEMNDGPLLFNELNRTQLAALAPSSLVVLPVGATEQHGPHLVTGTDTFAVEAISRAAAVQAGDSGSIVVAPTLPFGSSDHHLAFGGTLSLSTQTYYAVIRDLVSSLITDGFRKILIVNGHGGNHELVQLVARDLALIHPAQIGALSYWQPSQGKLDGAWAGKAGHPPPGHAG